A stretch of Paenibacillus sp. URB8-2 DNA encodes these proteins:
- a CDS encoding NAD(P)-dependent alcohol dehydrogenase produces MCQTRVLSVSSAKAPFEKTTIERRALRPHDVLIDIQFSGICHSDIHSAFDEWGGGIFPMVPGHEIAGVVAAVGTEVTKFAVGDRVGVGCFVDSCGECEYCLKGEEQYCTKGFVATYNSLDYDGNPTYGGYSQQIVVTERFVVRIPDSLELNVASPLLCAGITTYSPLKHWNAGPGKKVAIVGVGGLGHLAIQYAHAMGAEVTVLSRSIGKKEEALSFGADHYFATSDPATFKTLASQFDLILNTVSANLDVDAYLSLLRIDGTLVNVGAPAEPDKYQVFSLIMGRRSIAGSLVGGIRETQEMLDFSAEHGIAPKIEVIRADQVDEAYQRVLRSDVRYRFVIDVTTL; encoded by the coding sequence ATGTGCCAAACTCGAGTTTTAAGTGTTTCCAGCGCCAAAGCGCCATTCGAAAAAACCACGATTGAGCGGAGAGCCTTACGGCCTCATGACGTCCTGATCGATATTCAGTTTAGCGGGATTTGCCACTCCGACATCCACAGCGCATTCGATGAATGGGGCGGCGGAATTTTCCCCATGGTTCCCGGTCACGAAATCGCCGGTGTTGTGGCGGCCGTAGGAACAGAAGTTACCAAATTTGCGGTTGGCGATCGCGTTGGCGTTGGCTGCTTTGTTGACTCCTGCGGGGAATGCGAATACTGCCTTAAGGGTGAGGAGCAATATTGTACGAAAGGCTTTGTCGCCACCTATAACTCCCTGGACTATGACGGCAATCCGACATACGGCGGATACAGCCAACAAATAGTGGTAACCGAAAGATTCGTTGTCCGTATCCCGGACAGTCTGGAGCTGAATGTGGCAAGCCCTCTGCTGTGCGCGGGCATTACGACATACTCTCCTTTGAAGCACTGGAACGCCGGCCCGGGTAAGAAGGTTGCCATTGTGGGCGTGGGGGGTCTTGGTCACCTCGCCATTCAATATGCGCATGCGATGGGTGCTGAAGTCACCGTCTTGAGCCGATCTATCGGTAAAAAAGAGGAAGCCCTGAGCTTTGGCGCCGATCATTATTTTGCAACCAGCGATCCCGCTACATTCAAAACATTGGCCAGTCAATTCGACCTCATCCTAAATACCGTGTCAGCCAATCTTGACGTTGATGCCTATTTATCGCTGCTTCGCATCGATGGAACGCTTGTCAATGTCGGTGCGCCGGCCGAACCGGATAAGTACCAGGTATTTTCCCTGATCATGGGCCGCCGCAGCATCGCAGGTTCACTCGTTGGCGGAATCCGGGAAACGCAAGAAATGCTCGATTTCTCCGCGGAGCACGGCATTGCCCCCAAAATCGAGGTAATCCGCGCGGACCAGGTAGACGAAGCGTATCAGCGTGTCCTCCGCAGCGATGTGCGTTACCGGTTCGTTATTGACGTAACCACATTGTAA
- a CDS encoding TetR/AcrR family transcriptional regulator translates to MSKVDRRILKTQEALKKAVIELMSEKNFDDITIQDLSDRANVSRGTIYLHYLDKFDLLDKLIEEHIDELRKLCESACQLDFIEATLIFCEYFESHYSFFSLMLASKGAPYFRNRFLNFLIEEFRKEVDVTGGKNHGINEELIVRFVASAYVGVVEWWFMNEKPFPQDVLARQLGALLERNV, encoded by the coding sequence ATGTCCAAAGTGGATCGAAGAATACTCAAAACGCAGGAAGCGTTAAAAAAAGCTGTAATTGAATTGATGTCGGAAAAGAATTTTGATGACATTACGATACAGGATCTCTCCGACAGAGCAAACGTGAGCCGCGGAACCATCTATCTTCATTACCTGGATAAATTCGATCTGCTGGATAAGCTGATTGAAGAACATATCGACGAGCTGCGGAAGCTGTGCGAATCGGCATGTCAATTGGATTTTATCGAGGCGACGCTAATCTTCTGCGAATACTTCGAAAGCCATTATTCCTTCTTTTCGCTGATGCTGGCGAGTAAAGGGGCTCCTTATTTCCGCAATCGGTTCCTTAACTTTCTAATCGAAGAATTCCGGAAAGAAGTGGACGTGACCGGAGGAAAAAATCACGGAATAAATGAAGAGCTTATCGTCAGGTTTGTTGCGTCTGCTTACGTGGGGGTGGTGGAATGGTGGTTCATGAATGAAAAGCCGTTCCCGCAGGATGTTTTGGCCAGACAACTGGGGGCTTTATTAGAAAGAAATGTATGA
- a CDS encoding carboxymuconolactone decarboxylase family protein, whose translation MSNEKELTGAQKVIGDFAPKLVELTDNILFGDVWERKELAPRDRSLITVASLIAGGNTEQLGFHLNKAKENGLSEEELKEVIIHLAFYAGWPKAMSAIMVAKELFSKVK comes from the coding sequence ATGTCCAATGAAAAAGAGCTTACAGGTGCACAAAAAGTGATTGGAGATTTTGCCCCGAAACTCGTGGAGCTTACCGACAATATTCTGTTTGGCGATGTATGGGAACGCAAGGAGCTTGCTCCGCGCGACCGCAGCTTGATTACCGTAGCCAGCCTGATTGCTGGCGGGAACACGGAACAACTGGGATTTCATTTGAACAAAGCGAAAGAGAACGGACTGTCGGAAGAAGAGCTTAAAGAAGTTATCATTCATCTTGCTTTTTACGCGGGTTGGCCGAAAGCGATGTCTGCCATTATGGTAGCCAAAGAATTGTTCTCAAAAGTGAAGTAG
- a CDS encoding aldo/keto reductase: MKYRTVGKTGIQVSNLCFGTMSFGGNADEKTSKAMFKRCREAGINFFDTANVYSGGRSEEILGKCIADCRDEIVLSTKVFYPMGKDINAGGLSRRHIMLEVENSLRRLKTDRIDFYFVHMFDEKTPMEETLRALDDLQAQGKILYPAVSNWAAWQIAKALGISAKEQLARFELIQPMFNLVKRQAEVEILPLAASEQIGVISYSPLGAGLLTGKYGVNKRPEQGRLVEEKRYTDRYADEMNFAVADRFNAYATDRGVKPSTLAVAWAMSHPVITAPIIGARNLEQLEDSLAAAAVDMTPEWRDEISSLSVTPAPATDRGETLLPIWT; the protein is encoded by the coding sequence ATGAAATACCGCACAGTAGGAAAAACAGGGATTCAGGTCTCGAATTTATGCTTCGGTACGATGTCTTTTGGCGGCAACGCGGATGAAAAAACGTCCAAAGCCATGTTCAAGCGCTGCCGTGAAGCGGGGATCAACTTTTTTGATACAGCAAATGTTTATAGCGGGGGGCGTTCTGAAGAAATCCTGGGAAAGTGTATTGCGGATTGCCGGGACGAAATTGTACTGAGCACCAAAGTGTTCTATCCCATGGGAAAAGATATTAATGCAGGGGGGCTCTCCCGCCGCCACATCATGCTCGAAGTTGAAAATAGCCTGCGGCGTTTGAAAACGGATCGCATCGATTTTTACTTTGTGCATATGTTCGATGAGAAAACTCCGATGGAAGAAACGCTCCGTGCGCTTGACGACCTTCAGGCTCAGGGCAAAATTCTCTATCCGGCAGTAAGCAACTGGGCGGCTTGGCAGATTGCCAAGGCACTGGGGATTTCCGCAAAAGAGCAGCTTGCCCGTTTTGAATTAATCCAGCCGATGTTTAACCTGGTTAAGCGCCAGGCCGAGGTTGAAATTTTGCCGCTCGCTGCTTCCGAACAAATTGGAGTCATTTCCTATAGCCCGCTCGGAGCCGGGCTTCTTACGGGCAAATATGGAGTGAACAAACGGCCGGAGCAGGGGCGGCTCGTTGAAGAGAAGAGATATACGGATCGATACGCGGATGAAATGAATTTTGCCGTAGCCGACCGGTTTAATGCCTATGCCACAGATCGTGGCGTGAAGCCCTCGACGCTGGCCGTCGCCTGGGCAATGTCGCATCCTGTGATAACGGCGCCGATTATCGGGGCAAGAAACCTGGAGCAGCTTGAGGATTCGCTCGCCGCGGCCGCTGTGGACATGACTCCGGAGTGGCGGGACGAAATCTCGTCGCTTTCGGTTACTCCTGCACCCGCGACGGACCGCGGCGAAACGCTGCTGCCGATATGGACATAA
- a CDS encoding MFS transporter — MNNTWKIYLLAFITFMTATSEFIIAGILDKVAASAHISVSSAGQLITVFAIANAIGTPVVMMAMAKMDRRKLLMLSLGVIVLGSVLTVVLPGFGFLIFSRVLLAIGSGVFATIAKTLASKLAPPERRAGAIATVITGASAALIAGVPIGRVVAAAYDWRVIFWGIGILSLLAIFTVARMIPATNGEEAVPLGKQLALLKNPKILIGLGVIFFWQLGYAVLFSYIAPFLLTVPRMSEREVSAALFAFGIATLIGSKFGGFLTDRIGIPRTLVGGMVVHVIALVLLSTIAGSATVAIPLLMLWAFSAWSSGPGMQYNLVLLAPEASGIMLSLYGSILQLSIAAAAGIGGIAVRSASMPAVSWTGAASVAVALCIAAVSFGLARSSHNSIAMK; from the coding sequence ATGAACAACACCTGGAAAATTTACTTGCTGGCCTTCATTACCTTCATGACTGCTACATCGGAGTTTATCATTGCAGGCATTTTGGATAAAGTAGCGGCCTCTGCCCATATTTCGGTATCGTCGGCAGGACAGCTAATCACGGTATTCGCGATTGCCAATGCAATCGGCACGCCTGTTGTAATGATGGCGATGGCGAAAATGGATCGGCGTAAGCTACTAATGCTTTCTCTGGGTGTCATTGTGCTCGGCAGCGTGTTGACAGTCGTCCTTCCCGGCTTCGGATTTCTCATCTTCTCTCGCGTTCTGCTTGCTATAGGAAGCGGGGTTTTTGCCACCATCGCCAAGACGCTCGCGTCAAAGCTGGCGCCGCCCGAACGCCGGGCCGGGGCGATTGCCACCGTTATAACGGGGGCCAGTGCAGCCCTCATTGCCGGCGTCCCCATTGGCCGTGTTGTGGCCGCAGCTTACGATTGGAGGGTCATCTTCTGGGGGATCGGTATTCTCAGCCTTCTGGCCATCTTCACTGTGGCTCGAATGATTCCGGCCACAAATGGCGAGGAAGCCGTCCCTCTGGGCAAGCAGCTCGCTCTTTTGAAGAATCCAAAAATCTTAATTGGCCTTGGTGTAATATTCTTCTGGCAATTAGGGTATGCGGTACTCTTTTCATATATCGCTCCCTTCCTGCTAACCGTCCCACGGATGAGCGAACGGGAAGTGAGCGCTGCTCTATTTGCCTTCGGCATCGCTACGTTGATAGGCTCCAAGTTCGGCGGATTTCTGACGGACCGGATCGGTATCCCCCGGACGCTTGTGGGTGGCATGGTTGTCCATGTCATCGCTCTTGTGCTGCTGTCCACAATCGCCGGATCAGCCACTGTTGCCATTCCACTATTGATGCTGTGGGCTTTCTCGGCATGGTCGTCCGGCCCGGGTATGCAGTATAACCTGGTCTTGCTCGCTCCGGAAGCCTCAGGAATCATGCTCAGCCTGTACGGTTCCATCTTACAGCTCAGCATAGCCGCAGCCGCCGGAATCGGGGGAATTGCCGTGAGAAGCGCATCGATGCCGGCGGTCAGCTGGACCGGGGCTGCATCCGTTGCGGTTGCTCTATGTATTGCGGCCGTCTCATTTGGCCTTGCCCGTTCGTCCCACAATAGTATAGCGATGAAGTGA
- a CDS encoding aldo/keto reductase, which produces MDYVKLGRTGLEVSRLCLGCMSYGVPERGMAPWSLNEEESRPFIKRALELGINFFDTANVYSDGTSEEIVGRALKEYTRRDEVVIATKVFFRMSPGPNGAGLSRKAILSEVDNSLKRLGTDYIDLYQIHRWDNTTPIEETMEALHDVVKAGKARYIGASSMYAWQFLKAQHIAERNGWTKFVSMQNFYNLLYREEEREMLPLCLEEGIGVIPWSPLARGKLTRDWEEQTARSEKDAAGQAFYSKMADADRKVVEKVAEIAAKRDIPRAQVALAWVLQKEAVTAPIIGATKPHHLEDAVAALSVKLDADEMASLEEPYVPHPVLGNLS; this is translated from the coding sequence ATGGATTATGTCAAACTTGGCCGTACCGGTCTGGAAGTCTCCCGATTATGTCTTGGCTGCATGAGTTATGGGGTGCCCGAACGCGGAATGGCTCCCTGGTCGCTGAATGAAGAGGAGAGCAGACCCTTCATTAAAAGAGCGCTGGAGCTCGGGATTAACTTTTTCGATACGGCAAATGTGTACTCCGACGGAACAAGCGAAGAAATTGTCGGACGCGCCCTGAAGGAATATACCCGCCGGGATGAGGTGGTCATCGCGACAAAGGTATTTTTCCGTATGAGTCCGGGCCCAAATGGTGCGGGACTTTCCCGCAAGGCAATCCTGAGCGAAGTTGATAACAGCCTGAAACGGCTGGGTACGGATTACATTGACTTGTACCAGATCCACCGTTGGGATAATACGACGCCGATTGAAGAGACGATGGAGGCGCTCCATGATGTCGTGAAGGCAGGCAAGGCCAGATATATCGGAGCGTCTTCCATGTATGCTTGGCAGTTCCTAAAGGCGCAGCATATTGCCGAACGCAACGGCTGGACCAAGTTTGTCTCCATGCAGAATTTCTACAATTTACTGTACAGGGAAGAAGAGAGGGAGATGCTGCCGCTTTGCCTTGAAGAGGGAATCGGCGTCATTCCGTGGAGTCCGCTTGCCAGAGGCAAGCTAACCCGGGATTGGGAGGAACAGACCGCCCGTTCGGAGAAAGACGCAGCCGGACAAGCATTTTATTCGAAAATGGCCGACGCCGACCGCAAGGTGGTGGAGAAAGTGGCCGAGATTGCCGCCAAACGGGACATTCCGCGCGCGCAGGTTGCCCTTGCGTGGGTGCTGCAAAAGGAGGCGGTAACCGCCCCGATCATCGGCGCAACAAAGCCCCATCACCTGGAGGATGCCGTAGCCGCGCTGTCGGTTAAGCTGGATGCTGACGAAATGGCGAGCCTTGAGGAGCCTTATGTACCGCACCCGGTTCTGGGTAATCTTAGCTAG
- a CDS encoding family 43 glycosylhydrolase codes for MSNLFYKPEGAWVGDLIPFYKDGTFRLFYLHDWRENKSIHGEGTSWFELRTSDFVHYEEKGEMLKHGSVSEQDLNCYTGSIIEAEGEFHLFYTGLNPYPDFTEDGEPLQCVMHAVSKDMESWRKIPEDTFYSDGIQYERHDWRDPFVFWNEEEREYWMLLAARNKEGPSRRRGCIALCASEDLRKWEIRKPFWDPKMYITHECPDLFRIGEWWYLVYSTFSDRFVTHYRMSKSLSGPWTAPRNDAFDARAFYAAKTWSDGNRRYAFGWDPSRENEDDYGDWQWAGNLVVHEVVQEPDGTLTVRIPETVSRHFANRQAAEWGLRLGEWKVSEERISAAADETFSCIAAGSMPETCMISARLSFSEGMRSCGIMLRASEDLDEAYYVRLEPIHNRLVFDMWPRRVKGEAQWHINGDRPHAVELEVPIELQADTVYDIRIVVENSVCVVYLADRVAMTTRLYNLKTGSWGCFVQEGRAQFEQATLSVPSEQEVV; via the coding sequence ATGTCGAACCTGTTTTACAAGCCAGAGGGGGCTTGGGTGGGAGATCTCATTCCCTTTTACAAAGACGGTACATTCCGGTTGTTCTATCTCCATGATTGGAGGGAGAATAAGAGTATTCACGGAGAAGGAACCTCCTGGTTCGAGCTCCGCACAAGCGATTTCGTGCACTACGAGGAAAAAGGCGAAATGTTGAAGCATGGAAGCGTGAGCGAGCAAGACTTGAATTGTTATACCGGCTCCATCATTGAAGCCGAAGGCGAATTTCATCTGTTCTATACGGGCCTGAATCCGTACCCGGACTTCACTGAGGACGGCGAGCCGCTCCAATGCGTCATGCACGCCGTGAGCAAGGATATGGAGTCGTGGCGGAAAATTCCCGAGGACACCTTCTACTCTGACGGGATTCAATATGAAAGGCATGACTGGCGCGATCCCTTCGTGTTCTGGAACGAGGAGGAGAGGGAATACTGGATGCTGCTCGCCGCTAGGAATAAGGAAGGCCCGTCCCGGCGCCGGGGGTGCATTGCATTGTGCGCTTCCGAGGATCTGAGGAAATGGGAAATCCGCAAGCCGTTTTGGGACCCGAAAATGTACATTACCCACGAGTGTCCGGACTTGTTCCGGATCGGGGAATGGTGGTATCTGGTATACTCCACATTCTCGGACCGGTTCGTCACCCATTACCGCATGAGCAAATCGTTAAGCGGGCCTTGGACGGCGCCGAGGAACGACGCGTTTGACGCCAGAGCGTTCTATGCCGCGAAGACATGGAGCGACGGAAACCGGCGGTACGCGTTCGGTTGGGACCCCAGCAGGGAGAACGAGGATGATTACGGGGATTGGCAGTGGGCCGGCAATTTAGTCGTGCACGAGGTCGTTCAAGAACCGGACGGAACGTTGACGGTGCGCATACCGGAGACCGTGTCTCGGCATTTTGCAAACAGGCAGGCTGCGGAGTGGGGCTTACGGCTCGGGGAGTGGAAGGTATCCGAAGAACGTATCTCTGCGGCGGCTGACGAAACCTTCTCCTGCATTGCGGCCGGCTCCATGCCCGAAACGTGCATGATTTCAGCCCGGCTATCCTTCTCCGAAGGGATGAGAAGCTGCGGCATCATGCTGCGGGCTAGCGAAGATCTGGATGAAGCCTACTATGTTCGCCTTGAACCAATTCATAACCGGCTCGTGTTCGACATGTGGCCCCGGAGGGTGAAGGGCGAGGCGCAGTGGCATATCAATGGCGACCGCCCTCATGCGGTTGAGCTTGAAGTGCCGATTGAATTGCAAGCGGATACGGTATATGATATCCGGATCGTGGTGGAGAATTCCGTATGCGTCGTGTACTTGGCAGACCGGGTCGCGATGACGACACGCCTTTATAATCTGAAAACCGGAAGCTGGGGCTGCTTTGTCCAGGAAGGTAGGGCGCAATTTGAGCAGGCAACTTTATCCGTTCCAAGCGAACAGGAGGTAGTATAG
- a CDS encoding ABC transporter substrate-binding protein — protein MKRYVKWLVLALSLVVLTAIVSACGGGSNTGSAAENGSGAPANEGKKADKKTYKWFVARGVDSPPAVTVKEIADEFSKTHPEFELVLEGTGDRPSYLQKLRTLIASNEMPAMFDTDPDAYASKLVEKGKLVDMKKLLQDLGKYDAFRPVALQYQQFADGSMYTLPIEYGIEVFWYNIKMFKDLGLEPPKTFDEFMKVSETLKQNGITPIAVDGKDKWPVLRYLAFEPFRMTGNDFIENVKQGKASFKDPAGMAGIKLVHELGTKGYFQQGFSSTDYTAARDLFLAGKTGIYYMGSWETMNFANDKVSEDMKDNIGFFRLPMMEGAKTAENDYFINSGIGVAFNQETFDDTMKEFVKFLLEKYPEAYTKKGQFSPFNYSLDQAQGMPEVFYKIQDEIAKSGSVFAVPWDTRLDPATNELLGNELNALALGAHTPDDFAELMDQAIKENAPKYFK, from the coding sequence ATGAAACGTTACGTCAAATGGCTGGTTCTCGCGTTATCGCTTGTAGTGCTGACGGCAATAGTAAGCGCTTGCGGAGGCGGCAGCAATACAGGCAGCGCTGCGGAAAATGGTTCGGGAGCTCCTGCGAACGAGGGGAAGAAAGCGGACAAGAAAACCTACAAATGGTTCGTGGCCCGCGGCGTAGACAGTCCTCCGGCCGTTACCGTTAAGGAAATCGCTGATGAATTCTCGAAGACGCATCCGGAATTCGAGCTGGTTCTGGAAGGTACGGGCGACCGCCCATCCTATTTGCAGAAGCTGCGGACATTGATCGCGAGCAACGAGATGCCCGCCATGTTCGACACCGATCCCGACGCCTATGCTTCCAAGCTGGTGGAGAAGGGCAAGCTGGTCGATATGAAGAAACTGCTGCAGGACCTTGGGAAATACGACGCGTTCCGACCGGTTGCCCTGCAATATCAGCAGTTCGCAGACGGCAGCATGTACACTCTCCCGATCGAATACGGGATCGAGGTATTCTGGTACAACATCAAGATGTTTAAGGATCTTGGCCTGGAACCGCCAAAGACGTTCGATGAGTTCATGAAGGTATCCGAGACGCTCAAGCAGAACGGGATTACGCCGATTGCCGTCGACGGCAAGGACAAATGGCCGGTTCTCCGGTACCTGGCGTTCGAGCCTTTCCGCATGACCGGCAATGATTTTATCGAGAACGTAAAGCAAGGCAAGGCCTCCTTCAAGGACCCGGCGGGCATGGCAGGCATTAAACTCGTTCACGAACTGGGCACCAAAGGGTACTTCCAGCAAGGGTTTTCTTCAACGGATTATACAGCTGCGCGCGATTTGTTCCTGGCCGGCAAGACCGGTATCTACTACATGGGTTCGTGGGAAACGATGAATTTCGCCAACGACAAAGTGAGCGAGGACATGAAGGACAACATCGGATTCTTCAGGCTTCCCATGATGGAAGGCGCCAAGACGGCGGAGAATGATTATTTCATTAATTCGGGCATCGGCGTTGCATTCAATCAGGAGACCTTCGACGATACGATGAAGGAATTCGTCAAATTCCTCCTGGAGAAATACCCGGAAGCTTATACGAAAAAAGGCCAATTCTCGCCTTTCAATTATTCGCTGGATCAGGCGCAAGGGATGCCGGAGGTTTTCTATAAAATTCAGGACGAAATTGCAAAGTCCGGAAGCGTCTTCGCGGTGCCGTGGGATACGCGCCTCGACCCGGCCACAAATGAGCTGCTTGGCAACGAGCTGAACGCCTTGGCTCTCGGAGCCCATACCCCGGATGATTTTGCGGAATTAATGGATCAGGCGATTAAAGAAAACGCGCCGAAATATTTCAAATAA
- a CDS encoding carbohydrate ABC transporter permease, producing the protein MKHKIYKWGMSKGMDKILRNRKAVLVFLLPALLVYLFTVLAPILWSMYFSFFSWDGVSDMVYIGFDNYAKMFGGDKTFWKAFSNNLIYVFIIVAMQVFLGLLVAILLTSITKGRELFKTLYFAPAIITSVAIAQLFTSVYSFEPVGILNFILQQLGLGEWSKPWLSDLKWALGAVSVPEGWRYIGLYMIILYTALISIPSDLEEAARIDGASSWNLFCSIKMPLIKPVLMVSIIMATTGALKGLDIPYLMTNGGPGRVTELLPTYMYKTAFSSLNFGYGSAMAVFIVIESLIAVAFIRRMMDSKET; encoded by the coding sequence ATGAAGCACAAAATTTATAAGTGGGGAATGAGCAAAGGTATGGATAAAATCCTCCGCAACCGCAAAGCCGTTCTCGTCTTCCTGCTGCCGGCATTGCTCGTGTATTTGTTCACCGTTCTGGCGCCCATCCTCTGGTCGATGTATTTCAGCTTCTTCTCCTGGGACGGGGTTTCCGATATGGTCTATATCGGCTTTGACAATTATGCCAAGATGTTCGGCGGCGACAAGACGTTCTGGAAGGCATTCAGCAACAACCTGATCTATGTTTTCATTATTGTGGCCATGCAGGTGTTTCTCGGATTGTTAGTTGCCATCTTGCTGACCAGCATCACCAAAGGCAGAGAACTATTTAAAACGCTGTATTTCGCTCCCGCAATTATCACATCGGTAGCCATAGCGCAGCTGTTCACAAGCGTATACTCGTTCGAACCGGTCGGAATATTGAATTTTATTCTGCAGCAACTCGGTCTTGGAGAGTGGAGCAAGCCTTGGCTGTCCGACCTGAAGTGGGCGCTTGGCGCCGTATCGGTGCCCGAAGGCTGGCGCTACATCGGTCTTTATATGATCATCTTGTATACTGCGCTCATTTCCATTCCTTCCGATCTCGAGGAAGCCGCGAGAATTGACGGAGCTTCTTCCTGGAACCTGTTTTGTTCGATCAAAATGCCGCTGATTAAGCCGGTACTGATGGTTTCAATTATTATGGCTACTACGGGAGCTTTAAAAGGGCTCGACATCCCGTATCTCATGACGAACGGGGGACCGGGCCGCGTGACGGAACTGCTGCCGACTTATATGTACAAAACCGCATTTTCCAGTCTGAACTTCGGCTATGGCAGCGCGATGGCTGTATTTATCGTCATTGAGAGCCTCATTGCCGTCGCCTTTATCAGACGGATGATGGACAGTAAGGAGACCTGA
- a CDS encoding carbohydrate ABC transporter permease yields the protein MKYSRYSKAVLAVISLVLLVIQVYPLIWVFISSFKAPTDFSGDNPLSLPSQFTLDNYLNVWRKGNLGTYFSNSIIVAVTTIVLVILFSAMAAFVIEKMRFKWSQSVLFLFLCGIMIPIQVVLIPLFILYNKTGIINTLTSLILPQVGFALPISIYLFVCFYKYISNEIMEAAVMDGCGIYQVFWRMIFPLSRNTIVTVVVMNLIFIWNEFIFANTFIHDLSSRTLPVGLMDYIGQYGLTDWGATYAAISITTIPTMLVYFIFNKSVISGMTAGATKG from the coding sequence ATGAAATATTCTCGCTATTCCAAGGCGGTTCTTGCGGTTATTTCCTTGGTTTTGCTCGTCATTCAAGTGTATCCGCTCATATGGGTGTTCATCTCCAGTTTTAAGGCGCCCACCGATTTTTCCGGCGATAACCCGCTTAGCCTGCCCAGCCAATTTACATTGGATAATTATCTGAACGTTTGGCGCAAAGGGAATTTGGGCACTTATTTTTCCAACAGTATCATCGTCGCCGTAACGACCATCGTTCTGGTGATTCTGTTCAGCGCCATGGCCGCTTTCGTGATTGAGAAGATGCGTTTTAAATGGAGCCAAAGCGTGCTGTTCCTGTTCCTGTGCGGCATCATGATCCCGATTCAGGTCGTGCTCATCCCGCTGTTCATTCTGTATAACAAAACGGGGATTATCAATACGCTGACTTCTCTAATTTTGCCCCAAGTAGGTTTTGCTCTGCCGATCTCGATCTACCTTTTTGTCTGCTTCTACAAATACATCTCGAATGAGATTATGGAGGCCGCTGTCATGGACGGCTGCGGAATTTACCAGGTGTTCTGGCGGATGATTTTCCCCCTTTCCCGCAATACGATCGTCACGGTTGTCGTCATGAATCTGATTTTCATCTGGAATGAGTTTATCTTCGCCAATACGTTCATTCACGACCTGAGCTCGCGGACCCTTCCGGTTGGTCTGATGGATTACATCGGCCAGTACGGCCTGACGGATTGGGGAGCGACCTATGCGGCAATCAGCATTACGACAATCCCGACCATGCTGGTGTACTTCATTTTTAACAAGAGCGTGATTTCCGGCATGACTGCTGGAGCGACGAAAGGTTGA